A DNA window from Allokutzneria albata contains the following coding sequences:
- a CDS encoding cell division protein FtsQ/DivIB, whose amino-acid sequence MTRGGREGTPPARERSATRRGAPPVRGGRRPPPRGRGGRRPVRRVRSRVRPWMVLLVVLVLLALGYVGLFTSVLGVRTVEVAGTKTITAEEVRAAAAIPDGHPILRLSSSGVAARVKALPVVESAEVDWSLPSTVTISVVERTPVAVFPAEDGTKLVDRTGTPYATVPAAPPGLPLLKLARIAPDDPTTLAAVGVLTALPEKLRVDVQVISAESPGDIRLALSGDREVRWGGTADSPRKAEVLLVLLTRQGSTYNVSSPDLPTVS is encoded by the coding sequence GTGACCAGGGGCGGCCGGGAAGGCACGCCCCCGGCACGGGAGCGCTCCGCCACGCGGCGGGGCGCTCCGCCCGTGCGCGGCGGGCGCCGTCCCCCGCCGCGGGGCCGGGGCGGACGCCGTCCGGTCCGCCGCGTCCGGTCCCGGGTCCGCCCGTGGATGGTGCTGCTGGTCGTGCTGGTCCTGCTCGCGCTCGGCTACGTCGGGCTGTTCACCTCGGTGCTCGGTGTCCGCACGGTCGAGGTGGCCGGGACGAAGACGATCACCGCCGAGGAGGTCCGCGCCGCCGCCGCGATCCCGGACGGGCACCCGATCCTGCGGCTGAGCAGCTCCGGCGTCGCCGCGCGGGTGAAGGCGCTGCCGGTGGTGGAGTCGGCCGAGGTGGACTGGTCGCTGCCGTCGACGGTGACGATCTCGGTGGTCGAGCGCACGCCGGTCGCGGTCTTCCCGGCCGAGGACGGCACCAAGCTGGTCGACCGAACCGGAACGCCCTACGCCACCGTGCCCGCCGCGCCGCCGGGGCTGCCCCTGCTCAAGCTGGCCCGCATCGCCCCGGACGACCCGACGACGCTGGCCGCGGTCGGGGTGCTCACCGCGCTGCCGGAGAAACTGCGCGTCGACGTGCAGGTGATCAGCGCGGAAAGTCCCGGTGACATCCGGCTGGCGCTCTCCGGTGACCGCGAGGTCCGCTGGGGCGGCACGGCCGACTCGCCGCGCAAGGCCGAGGTGCTGCTGGTGCTGCTGACCCGGCAGGGCTCGACCTACAACGTCTCCAGCCCGGACCTGCCGACGGTGTCCTGA